A region of uncultured Carboxylicivirga sp. DNA encodes the following proteins:
- a CDS encoding DUF190 domain-containing protein yields MVLDGDAKKLKIIVSEEGIVYQRSLYEAILFAAKKYKIAGATAHKGILSYGADDLANNAKSFSLPENMPVIIEMVDREERIYDFAEIVSKLIDKSGCGGIVYVESVDVVTYKKSVC; encoded by the coding sequence ATGGTACTTGATGGAGATGCAAAGAAACTCAAAATTATAGTTAGTGAGGAAGGAATAGTGTACCAGCGTTCACTCTATGAAGCAATCTTATTTGCTGCAAAGAAATATAAAATTGCAGGTGCTACAGCTCACAAAGGTATTCTTTCGTATGGGGCGGATGATTTAGCCAATAATGCAAAATCTTTTTCGTTGCCCGAAAATATGCCTGTCATTATTGAAATGGTTGATCGGGAAGAGCGCATTTATGATTTTGCCGAGATTGTTTCGAAGTTAATTGATAAATCGGGCTGTGGTGGAATTGTTTATGTTGAAAGCGTGGATGTAGTTACATACAAAAAAAGCGTCTGCTAG
- a CDS encoding Cache 3/Cache 2 fusion domain-containing protein, whose amino-acid sequence MKFINDIRIGTRLNIILGLTIAVIFIALTIYTVSMEKKTILEDAHNRLTEQVDDISRFLRNEIKLNQEEVDIGLHYVECYINNLGEIKIDRRDENQYTAINQATKEESIVTLNSWTIGGNKIHGNHAIVDAIKEKIGGTATIFQRIPGGYLRISTNILDNNGQRAVNTYIPNSSPVAQTVNDGKTFFGRAFVVNDWYLTGYSPIVIDGKVEGMLYFGVNEKDLSGLKEIFYSKTYYENGYPFLLEADGEILVHKTEEGKDISEESIFKLITESGKEQDKIRTNWRDEDVEIYYEYVDEVDSYVVITVFHDDLMKSVREARSSILLSMFISLALFFIINTLLSKNISRGLNKAVGLAKALAEGNLTHQLEINQKDEVGILANALTMMSYKLKEVISSVQQGARNVSDASMQLSTASEQISQGASEQASSTEEVSSSMEEMVANIEQNNFNSGKAEEIVQTTAQNIQIGYDTAKEAAISMVEIAEKIQIINEIAMQTNILALNAAVESARAGEHGRGFAVVAGEVRKLAERSKIAANDIFTVSNNGVAKARVAGERLEQVVPQMEKAVGLVKEIAAASHEQNQGSEQINSAIQELSNITQQNAAASEEMATSSEELASQAEQLSEIMSFFKI is encoded by the coding sequence ATGAAGTTTATTAATGATATCAGAATAGGTACAAGACTCAATATAATATTGGGGCTAACGATAGCAGTAATATTTATTGCTTTAACAATCTACACGGTTTCGATGGAGAAGAAAACTATTCTTGAAGATGCACATAACCGGTTGACAGAACAGGTAGATGACATCTCAAGATTTCTTAGAAACGAAATCAAATTAAACCAGGAAGAAGTAGATATAGGTTTACACTACGTTGAATGTTACATTAACAACTTAGGGGAGATAAAAATTGATCGTCGCGATGAGAACCAATACACAGCCATTAATCAGGCGACCAAAGAAGAAAGTATTGTTACTCTTAACTCATGGACTATCGGTGGTAATAAAATACATGGTAATCATGCGATTGTTGATGCTATTAAAGAAAAGATTGGCGGTACTGCTACTATTTTCCAACGCATACCCGGTGGATATTTAAGAATATCAACCAATATTTTAGATAACAATGGACAAAGAGCCGTAAACACTTACATTCCTAACAGTTCGCCTGTTGCACAAACTGTTAACGATGGTAAAACATTTTTTGGTAGAGCCTTTGTTGTTAATGATTGGTATCTCACAGGATACAGCCCGATCGTAATCGACGGTAAAGTTGAAGGTATGCTCTATTTTGGAGTGAACGAAAAAGATTTGAGTGGGCTAAAAGAAATATTCTATTCCAAAACCTACTATGAAAATGGTTATCCATTTTTATTGGAGGCTGATGGCGAAATACTGGTTCACAAAACCGAAGAGGGGAAAGATATTTCAGAAGAATCAATATTTAAACTGATAACAGAATCGGGTAAGGAACAAGATAAGATACGAACCAACTGGAGAGACGAAGACGTTGAGATTTATTACGAATATGTTGATGAAGTAGATTCTTATGTAGTCATTACAGTATTTCATGATGATTTAATGAAATCAGTTAGAGAGGCTCGTAGTTCAATTTTATTATCAATGTTTATATCGCTGGCTCTATTCTTTATCATTAACACATTATTAAGTAAGAATATAAGTCGCGGATTGAACAAGGCCGTAGGCCTGGCCAAAGCTTTAGCCGAAGGTAACCTGACACATCAGTTAGAAATTAATCAAAAAGATGAAGTTGGTATTTTGGCCAATGCATTAACCATGATGTCTTATAAACTAAAAGAAGTTATCTCAAGTGTGCAGCAAGGAGCCAGAAATGTATCGGATGCAAGTATGCAATTAAGTACAGCATCAGAACAGATTTCGCAAGGGGCATCAGAACAGGCATCATCTACTGAGGAGGTATCCTCATCAATGGAAGAGATGGTCGCTAATATTGAGCAAAACAACTTCAATTCAGGAAAAGCTGAAGAAATTGTACAAACAACTGCCCAAAATATTCAGATTGGTTATGATACGGCTAAAGAAGCGGCAATATCAATGGTTGAGATTGCAGAAAAGATTCAGATTATTAACGAAATAGCAATGCAAACCAACATCCTGGCCTTAAATGCAGCAGTAGAGTCGGCAAGAGCGGGAGAGCATGGCCGGGGGTTTGCCGTTGTTGCCGGTGAAGTTCGCAAATTGGCTGAGCGTAGTAAAATAGCTGCCAACGACATATTTACGGTTTCAAACAATGGAGTTGCTAAAGCCAGAGTTGCCGGCGAACGACTGGAACAGGTTGTTCCTCAAATGGAAAAAGCTGTAGGATTGGTAAAAGAGATTGCTGCAGCATCGCATGAGCAAAACCAGGGATCGGAACAGATAAATTCAGCCATTCAGGAATTGAGCAATATAACACAACAAAATGCGGCAGCCAGTGAAGAGATGGCAACCAGCTCAGAGGAATTGGCTAGTCAGGCTGAACAACTAAGTGAGATAATGTCATTTTTCAAAATATAA
- a CDS encoding alkaline phosphatase family protein, with product MTRFRFSIYILLVLSFSYSAIAQHRIASPKPKLVVFFLIDELSTDQLVAFRDKFSNEGFNRLIDGGAFYRNASFPAGSVYAGCNLSTLYSGAYPSTHGIISDVWYDKLKYNKVMADAADIDNGVLPSAKNMLASTFTDELKWMYNGQSKVTSIGFNPDFLVWTGGHAPDYTYYPDATTGNMVLNADTALTKLPDWVTEFNGKKLLDVYAERQWGPLADLSEYHQLQYFSEELPQGHTFLYSLKKGKDKNAYQNVLESPYGNKLIRDFTVSQVLNGEYGKDEVTDILTVQFTTRSAHRTSAAAFEAETEDMLLRLDQEIADMLKILDSEVGLENTLVITSAIAAPVRSVVDNGRANIPTGLFSGRKAASLLNLYLMAIHGQGTWVKAYHDGQVYLNHELLEQSKISKKEILDQSAKFLMQVEGVAYALPADELMASTSDLAAMESLKLNYHPKRSGDILIRLQPGWNEEIDGKDPVHRHWTSSTVPLVFYGWKIGRRNIYEKVSMADVAPTISSFLEIPFPNGCEGKPLKEVLP from the coding sequence ATGACACGATTTAGATTTTCGATATATATACTGCTAGTATTAAGTTTTAGCTATTCGGCTATAGCTCAGCATCGTATTGCCTCACCTAAACCAAAGTTGGTTGTGTTTTTTCTGATTGATGAATTAAGTACAGACCAGCTGGTAGCATTCAGAGATAAGTTTAGTAATGAAGGATTCAACCGATTAATTGACGGAGGAGCATTTTATAGGAATGCCTCTTTTCCGGCAGGATCAGTTTATGCCGGATGTAATCTTTCGACTTTATATAGTGGGGCTTATCCCTCAACTCATGGTATAATCTCTGATGTATGGTATGATAAACTAAAATACAATAAGGTTATGGCCGATGCTGCAGATATTGATAATGGAGTTTTGCCTTCGGCTAAAAATATGCTGGCTTCAACTTTTACTGATGAGTTGAAATGGATGTATAATGGTCAATCGAAAGTGACCAGCATTGGCTTCAACCCTGACTTTCTTGTTTGGACAGGTGGTCATGCACCGGATTATACTTACTATCCTGACGCAACCACTGGAAATATGGTATTAAATGCAGATACTGCTCTAACCAAATTGCCTGACTGGGTAACTGAGTTTAATGGAAAAAAATTACTGGATGTATATGCCGAAAGGCAGTGGGGGCCACTTGCTGATTTGAGTGAGTATCATCAATTACAGTATTTTAGTGAAGAACTGCCACAAGGTCATACGTTTTTGTATTCATTAAAGAAGGGAAAAGATAAAAATGCCTATCAAAATGTTTTGGAATCACCCTATGGAAATAAGTTGATCCGAGATTTTACCGTTAGTCAGGTGTTAAACGGAGAATATGGAAAGGATGAGGTAACTGATATTCTAACGGTTCAGTTTACAACTCGCTCGGCACATCGTACCTCAGCCGCTGCTTTTGAAGCCGAAACAGAGGATATGTTGCTTCGGTTAGATCAGGAGATTGCTGATATGCTAAAAATATTGGATAGTGAAGTGGGACTGGAGAATACATTGGTTATAACCAGTGCTATAGCAGCACCTGTAAGATCAGTAGTCGATAATGGAAGGGCCAATATTCCAACCGGTTTATTTAGTGGAAGAAAGGCTGCGTCTTTGTTAAATCTTTATCTGATGGCAATTCATGGGCAAGGAACCTGGGTTAAGGCTTATCACGATGGTCAGGTTTATTTGAATCATGAGTTACTGGAGCAATCGAAAATATCGAAAAAGGAAATACTGGATCAATCGGCTAAGTTTTTAATGCAGGTAGAAGGCGTTGCTTATGCCTTACCCGCTGATGAACTAATGGCTTCAACATCCGACCTGGCTGCAATGGAAAGCTTAAAACTCAATTACCACCCTAAGCGTTCTGGTGATATTCTGATTAGACTGCAACCCGGTTGGAATGAAGAAATTGATGGTAAGGATCCTGTTCATCGACACTGGACTTCATCTACCGTACCATTGGTTTTTTACGGATGGAAAATTGGAAGAAGAAATATTTACGAGAAGGTATCAATGGCTGATGTGGCTCCAACAATCTCTTCTTTTCTTGAAATACCTTTTCCTAACGGATGTGAGGGTAAACCTTTAAAAGAAGTTTTGCCCTAG
- a CDS encoding elongation factor G, with product MKVYQADQIKNLALLGSSGSGKTTLAEAMLYEGGVINRRGDIESNNTVSDYHRVEHEYGYSVFSSVLFTEYLDRKFNIIDCPGSDDFIGGAVTSLNVTDTALMLLNSTQGVEVGTENLFRYTEQYNKPVIFVMNQLDHEKANYEQTLENAIEVFGKKVVVIQYPISVGTDFNAVVDVLKMKMYQWAPDGGEPQILDIPADQKEKADELHNALVEAAAENDESLMELYFEEGTLNEDQMRQGIRKGLVARDLFPVFCVSAKKDMGGRRLMEFLGNVVPNVSDMPAPVTKDGIEVKCDPNGPTSLFIFKTSVEPHLGEVSFFKVMSGKVSEGMDLINANKNAKERVAQLNCVAGNNRHKVTELVAGDIGVTVKLKETHINHTLNEKGCDYLFEPIHYPNPKYRAAIKAKSESDDEKLGEVLQRMHEEDPTLVVEYSKELKQILVHGQGEFHLNTMKWRIENNDKIEIEFLSPRIPYRETITKVARADYRHKKQSGGAGQFGEVHMIIEPYYEDMPTPATMKIDGQEIKLNVRDTDVVKLPWGGKLVYNNCIVGGSIDARFMPAILKGIMEKMEEGPLTGSYARDIRVFVYDGKMHPVDSNEISFKLAGRNAFSQAFKNAGPKILEPVYNVEVKVPSDRMGDVMSDLQGRRAMIEGMSSEKGFEVIKAKVPLKEMNKYSTSLSSITGGRAFYTMEFSQYDKVPPEVQNELIKTFEAEQDDD from the coding sequence ATGAAAGTATATCAAGCTGATCAAATTAAAAACCTGGCGCTGCTTGGTAGCAGCGGCTCGGGTAAAACCACCCTCGCAGAAGCAATGCTGTACGAAGGTGGTGTCATTAACAGACGTGGCGACATTGAAAGCAATAATACAGTATCAGATTATCACCGGGTGGAGCATGAATATGGTTACTCGGTTTTTTCATCTGTACTGTTTACTGAATATCTTGATCGTAAATTTAACATTATTGACTGCCCTGGTTCTGATGATTTTATAGGCGGAGCAGTTACCTCTCTGAATGTTACCGATACAGCATTAATGCTGCTTAACTCCACACAAGGTGTTGAGGTTGGTACCGAAAACCTTTTTAGGTATACCGAACAATACAACAAGCCTGTAATTTTTGTAATGAATCAGCTTGACCATGAAAAGGCCAATTATGAACAGACGCTTGAAAATGCAATTGAAGTTTTTGGTAAAAAGGTAGTTGTTATTCAATATCCTATTAGTGTAGGTACTGATTTTAATGCAGTGGTAGATGTTCTTAAAATGAAAATGTACCAGTGGGCGCCTGATGGTGGCGAACCTCAGATTCTTGATATTCCGGCTGATCAAAAAGAGAAAGCAGACGAATTACACAATGCATTGGTTGAAGCTGCAGCCGAAAATGATGAGTCATTAATGGAACTTTATTTTGAAGAAGGTACCTTAAACGAAGATCAGATGCGCCAGGGTATCAGAAAAGGTCTGGTTGCACGCGATTTATTCCCGGTATTCTGTGTTTCTGCAAAGAAAGACATGGGTGGCCGCCGTTTAATGGAATTCCTTGGAAATGTGGTCCCTAATGTATCTGACATGCCTGCACCGGTTACCAAAGACGGAATCGAAGTAAAATGTGATCCAAACGGACCAACTTCCTTATTTATATTCAAAACATCGGTTGAACCTCATTTAGGAGAAGTTTCTTTCTTCAAAGTAATGTCGGGTAAAGTTTCTGAAGGTATGGACCTGATCAATGCCAATAAAAATGCAAAAGAAAGAGTTGCCCAACTCAATTGTGTAGCAGGTAATAATCGTCATAAAGTGACTGAACTGGTTGCTGGTGATATTGGTGTAACCGTTAAATTAAAAGAAACACATATCAATCATACCTTAAACGAAAAAGGCTGTGATTACTTGTTTGAACCCATTCACTATCCAAATCCTAAATACCGGGCAGCTATTAAGGCAAAAAGCGAAAGTGATGATGAAAAATTAGGCGAAGTTCTGCAGCGTATGCATGAGGAAGATCCTACTCTGGTTGTTGAATATTCAAAAGAGCTGAAGCAAATCCTTGTTCATGGTCAGGGTGAATTCCACTTAAATACCATGAAATGGAGGATTGAGAACAATGACAAGATTGAGATCGAATTCCTGTCTCCACGAATCCCTTATCGCGAAACAATAACTAAGGTTGCCCGGGCTGACTATCGCCACAAAAAACAATCGGGTGGTGCCGGACAATTCGGTGAGGTTCATATGATTATCGAACCATATTATGAAGATATGCCTACTCCGGCAACCATGAAGATAGATGGTCAGGAAATTAAACTCAATGTTCGCGATACCGATGTAGTGAAATTACCTTGGGGTGGCAAACTGGTATACAACAACTGTATCGTTGGAGGTTCTATTGATGCCCGCTTTATGCCAGCAATCCTAAAAGGTATAATGGAAAAAATGGAAGAAGGCCCACTTACCGGATCATATGCCCGCGATATTAGGGTATTTGTTTACGATGGTAAAATGCACCCGGTTGATTCTAACGAAATCTCATTTAAACTTGCCGGACGAAATGCCTTTAGTCAGGCATTTAAAAATGCAGGCCCAAAAATTCTGGAACCGGTCTACAATGTGGAGGTAAAAGTTCCAAGCGATCGCATGGGTGATGTAATGAGTGACCTTCAGGGTCGTCGTGCCATGATTGAAGGTATGTCAAGCGAAAAAGGTTTTGAGGTAATCAAAGCCAAGGTTCCATTGAAAGAAATGAACAAGTATTCTACCTCATTAAGTAGTATTACCGGTGGACGCGCTTTCTATACGATGGAATTTTCTCAGTACGATAAAGTTCCACCAGAAGTTCAAAATGAACTTATTAAAACCTTCGAGGCTGAACAAGATGATGATTAA